One stretch of Roseimicrobium sp. ORNL1 DNA includes these proteins:
- a CDS encoding sulfatase-like hydrolase/transferase — protein sequence MFSRALLFVTLGVFFATAGFSAGSDAKAERPNILFIISDDQGWPDLGCVGSKPLITPNLDRLAAEGVRATNFYATWPACTPSRGSVLTGRYPQRNGLYDMVRNDLVNYGHRYGAEEYAVSPEMTLGLDPKEITSGDVLTKAGYHCGVVGKWDMGQAKRYLPLQRGFQFFYGHGNNGIDYYTHERYGVPSLFRGNDRTEADKGKYVTDVFGREALRFISESGDKPFFLHLAFNAPHGASSYNDDSQDPKAKEGVQAPEKYIAMYRGKVDKKIERYCGAVTCMDDAIGEVLKKLKETAKDKNTLIIFMSDNGGSGNGGNAPLKGSKSTMWEGGLRVPFIAWWPGHLPAGKVTDEFLTGLEILPTLLVASGAKTPEGVKLDGFDMLPVLRGERKSPREAMFWQRRGDKAARVGNWKWLDSEKGKGLYDLSSDLGEKNDLSEEKPEVLKMMQDRFAAWRKEMDESEPRGPFRDY from the coding sequence ATGTTCTCGCGTGCCTTGCTGTTTGTGACTCTCGGGGTGTTTTTTGCCACTGCCGGCTTCTCTGCCGGGTCGGATGCGAAAGCCGAACGTCCCAACATCCTTTTCATCATCAGCGATGATCAGGGCTGGCCGGACCTGGGATGCGTCGGCAGCAAGCCGCTCATCACGCCGAATCTGGATCGACTGGCGGCGGAAGGCGTGCGCGCCACGAACTTCTACGCCACCTGGCCTGCTTGCACGCCCTCGCGTGGCAGCGTGCTCACGGGGCGCTATCCGCAACGCAACGGCCTCTACGACATGGTGCGCAATGATCTGGTGAACTATGGCCATCGTTACGGCGCGGAAGAGTATGCAGTCTCGCCCGAGATGACGCTGGGTCTGGACCCAAAGGAAATCACGAGTGGAGATGTGCTCACCAAGGCGGGCTATCACTGCGGCGTGGTGGGGAAGTGGGACATGGGGCAGGCGAAGCGCTACCTGCCGTTGCAGCGCGGGTTCCAGTTCTTCTACGGCCATGGAAACAATGGCATCGACTACTACACGCATGAAAGATACGGAGTGCCCAGCCTCTTCCGTGGGAATGATCGAACCGAAGCGGACAAAGGGAAGTATGTCACGGACGTGTTCGGACGCGAAGCACTGAGGTTCATCAGTGAGTCGGGAGACAAGCCTTTCTTCCTGCATCTCGCATTCAACGCCCCGCATGGCGCCTCCTCGTACAATGATGATTCGCAGGATCCGAAGGCGAAGGAAGGTGTGCAGGCGCCGGAGAAATACATCGCCATGTACCGGGGCAAAGTGGACAAGAAAATCGAGCGTTACTGCGGTGCAGTCACCTGCATGGACGATGCCATCGGTGAAGTACTGAAGAAGCTGAAGGAAACTGCCAAGGACAAGAACACGCTGATCATCTTCATGTCGGACAATGGTGGCAGCGGTAATGGAGGCAATGCTCCGCTCAAAGGCAGCAAGAGCACCATGTGGGAAGGCGGCCTGCGCGTGCCCTTCATCGCCTGGTGGCCAGGCCACTTGCCTGCGGGCAAAGTGACGGATGAATTCCTCACGGGATTGGAAATACTTCCCACCCTTCTCGTCGCCTCAGGCGCGAAGACACCGGAAGGAGTGAAGCTGGATGGCTTCGACATGCTGCCCGTGCTGCGTGGCGAGAGGAAATCACCACGCGAGGCCATGTTCTGGCAGCGACGCGGCGACAAGGCGGCACGCGTGGGGAACTGGAAGTGGCTGGACAGCGAGAAAGGGAAAGGCCTGTATGACCTCAGCAGTGACCTGGGTGAGAAGAACGATCTCTCAGAAGAGAAGCCTGAAGTTCTGAAGATGATGCAGGACCGTTTTGCAGCATGGCGGAAGGAGATGGATGAGAGCGAGCCGCGCGGGCCGTTCCGGGACTACTAG
- a CDS encoding arylsulfatase has product MKLPHLRHYLVQLLLSCLLAVGIPVPVRAADRPNIIFILADDLAQGDLGCYGQKLIKTPNLDRLATEGTRFTQAYSGTSVCAPSRSSLMTGLHMGHCPIRANREIGKEGQMPLPAGTVTVAQILKDAGYATACVGKWGMGMFNTSGSPLKLGFEHFFGYNCQRHAHSYFPTYLYNDDQKFSLDGKTYAQEVIARDAERWVASQKSRPFFLFYAITLPHAKFEIDSLGEYAQQEKWTKQQQTYAAMVSRLDSDVGRLMTTLKALNIENKTLVIVAGDNGSSFAPDSEIGKLFDQNMGGKLRGYKRSLYEGGLRQAAIVRWPGVIPADKVSDEPWAFWDFLPTAAELAGADLPQGYKTDGNSLVSMLKGGEAPHREYFYWELHEGPSIQALRFDNWKAVRNGPGKALELYDLSADEKESKDLAKEKPDVVAQAEGMMSAARVDSPDFTMKDAKGKKK; this is encoded by the coding sequence ATGAAACTGCCGCACCTCCGACATTACCTTGTCCAGTTGTTGTTGTCGTGTCTCCTGGCGGTTGGCATCCCGGTGCCTGTGCGGGCGGCGGACCGACCCAACATCATCTTCATCCTGGCGGATGACCTCGCGCAGGGGGATCTGGGATGCTACGGGCAGAAGTTGATCAAGACGCCGAACCTGGATCGCCTGGCAACAGAGGGGACACGGTTCACTCAGGCGTACTCGGGCACCAGTGTCTGCGCACCGTCGCGCAGTTCGCTGATGACGGGTCTGCACATGGGGCACTGCCCGATTCGGGCGAACCGTGAAATTGGAAAGGAAGGACAGATGCCACTGCCAGCGGGCACGGTGACCGTGGCGCAAATCTTGAAGGATGCCGGCTACGCCACCGCCTGCGTGGGGAAGTGGGGCATGGGCATGTTCAACACCAGCGGCAGTCCGCTGAAGCTGGGGTTCGAACATTTCTTCGGCTACAACTGCCAGCGTCACGCACACAGCTATTTTCCCACGTATCTCTACAATGATGACCAGAAGTTTTCTCTGGACGGGAAAACCTACGCACAGGAAGTGATCGCCCGTGATGCAGAGCGGTGGGTGGCTTCGCAAAAGAGTCGTCCGTTCTTCCTCTTCTATGCGATCACACTTCCACACGCGAAGTTTGAGATCGACAGCCTCGGCGAGTACGCCCAGCAGGAAAAGTGGACCAAGCAGCAGCAGACCTACGCTGCAATGGTCTCGCGCCTGGACAGTGATGTGGGCCGGCTGATGACGACGCTGAAGGCGCTCAATATCGAGAACAAGACCCTGGTGATCGTCGCGGGGGACAATGGTTCCTCCTTCGCGCCAGATTCTGAGATTGGAAAACTCTTCGACCAGAACATGGGCGGCAAGCTGCGCGGCTATAAACGTTCCCTCTATGAGGGTGGTCTGCGTCAGGCGGCGATCGTTCGCTGGCCCGGTGTCATTCCCGCTGACAAAGTCAGCGACGAGCCGTGGGCTTTTTGGGATTTCCTGCCAACGGCTGCGGAACTGGCCGGCGCCGACCTTCCGCAGGGCTACAAAACAGATGGCAATTCTCTGGTGTCGATGTTGAAGGGCGGCGAAGCTCCGCACCGCGAGTACTTCTACTGGGAGCTGCACGAAGGCCCCTCCATCCAGGCGCTGCGTTTTGATAATTGGAAGGCGGTGCGTAATGGACCGGGAAAGGCCCTCGAGCTCTATGATCTGAGTGCCGACGAAAAGGAATCCAAGGACCTCGCCAAGGAGAAGCCTGATGTCGTGGCACAAGCCGAGGGCATGATGAGTGCGGCGCGCGTGGACTCACCGGATTTCACGATGAAGGATGCGAAGGGGAAGAAGAAATAG
- a CDS encoding metallophosphoesterase family protein — translation MRIHILSDLHQEFGESDVPEVACDAVILAGDVSTKLNGLKWIRRRFPSVPVIYLCGNHEFYGDKLPSITEKLRLECRGTNIHFLENDAVELGGYWFFGCTLWTDMALQGDWLDGAVEASSVMNDYKRVRNSAKGYKHLTPRDTRALHIASLEAMSGFLEAHDAEKSVVVTHHAPSILSLPEHRRAELISCAYASHLDDFILKHEPLLWIHGHIHHSNDYRIGRTRVLANPRAYPDGPNQHFNPALVLDLQDLRSERLS, via the coding sequence ATGCGCATTCATATCCTGAGTGATCTCCATCAGGAGTTTGGCGAGAGCGATGTGCCAGAGGTGGCATGTGATGCAGTCATCCTTGCGGGTGACGTTTCCACCAAGCTGAATGGGCTGAAGTGGATCCGCAGGCGCTTTCCCTCCGTGCCCGTGATCTACCTCTGCGGAAATCACGAGTTCTACGGGGATAAGCTGCCGAGCATCACGGAGAAGTTACGGCTCGAGTGCCGGGGCACGAACATTCACTTCCTCGAGAATGATGCCGTGGAGCTTGGCGGCTACTGGTTCTTTGGCTGCACATTGTGGACGGACATGGCCCTGCAAGGTGACTGGCTCGACGGAGCGGTGGAAGCCAGCAGTGTGATGAACGACTACAAGCGCGTGAGAAACTCCGCGAAGGGATATAAGCATCTCACACCGCGGGATACGAGGGCGTTGCATATCGCATCGCTGGAGGCCATGAGCGGGTTCTTGGAAGCACATGATGCGGAGAAGTCCGTGGTGGTGACCCATCATGCGCCATCGATTCTTTCCCTGCCGGAGCACAGGCGCGCCGAGCTGATCAGTTGCGCTTACGCCTCGCACTTGGATGATTTCATTCTCAAGCACGAGCCCCTGCTCTGGATTCACGGGCACATTCATCATAGCAACGACTACCGCATCGGGCGCACACGGGTGTTGGCGAATCCGAGGGCTTATCCAGACGGTCCCAACCAACACTTCAACCCAGCACTTGTGCTGGACTTGCAGGATCTGCGTTCAGAAAGGTTGTCTTGA
- a CDS encoding sulfotransferase, with protein sequence MATLKTAPIQAIAPPAPVIFGVPRSGTTLTRLMLDSHPDLAIPSETGFLTQCGNWAADESMNPETFVEMLSHFPPEAPGWGDFDVRREDLLEAVRALPAFHPIGGVRCFFQCYARRFGKTRWGEKTPDNLHHLVDIHRAFPEVRFLHVVRDPRDVVLSWRATWFAPSKDLAVLAAEWERRITIARLQMAQVPHALEIRYEDLVEQPEVTLRRVCKFLELEFHPLMLQHHTRSAERLKEHRDRRGKDGNLIASHEVRLQQQRLTMQPPDKTRVAAWRNAMTAEERLAVEGAVGPLLEELGYSPRL encoded by the coding sequence ATGGCGACACTCAAGACGGCCCCTATACAAGCAATCGCTCCACCCGCTCCGGTCATCTTCGGAGTGCCGCGCTCGGGCACGACGTTGACGCGGTTGATGCTGGATTCTCATCCTGATCTGGCTATCCCATCCGAGACAGGCTTCCTGACCCAGTGTGGAAACTGGGCGGCGGATGAGTCCATGAACCCGGAGACGTTTGTGGAAATGCTGTCCCACTTTCCTCCGGAGGCTCCGGGCTGGGGAGATTTTGATGTGCGCCGAGAGGACCTGTTGGAAGCTGTTCGAGCGCTTCCGGCATTTCATCCCATCGGAGGAGTCAGGTGCTTCTTTCAATGCTACGCGCGGCGGTTCGGCAAGACGCGTTGGGGTGAGAAGACTCCGGACAATCTGCACCATTTGGTTGATATCCACCGGGCCTTTCCCGAGGTGAGGTTCCTGCATGTGGTGCGGGATCCGCGAGATGTGGTTTTGTCCTGGCGGGCCACGTGGTTCGCACCGAGCAAGGATCTCGCCGTGCTCGCGGCGGAATGGGAGAGGCGCATCACCATCGCCAGACTGCAGATGGCCCAGGTGCCGCATGCCTTGGAGATTCGCTATGAGGATCTGGTGGAGCAGCCGGAGGTCACGCTACGCCGTGTCTGTAAGTTTCTCGAGTTGGAGTTTCATCCACTCATGCTTCAGCATCACACCCGCAGCGCCGAGCGGTTGAAAGAGCATCGGGACCGACGGGGGAAGGATGGAAACCTGATCGCCAGTCATGAAGTGCGCCTGCAGCAGCAGCGATTGACCATGCAGCCTCCGGACAAGACGCGTGTGGCCGCATGGAGAAACGCGATGACTGCTGAAGAGAGGCTCGCTGTAGAGGGAGCGGTCGGCCCCCTGTTGGAGGAATTGGGCTACAGTCCGCGCCTGTAG